A genomic region of Nitrosomonas ureae contains the following coding sequences:
- a CDS encoding aldolase, protein MSHDTFNLGKEQLIQQSLVQMDKHLQGAHYTPAQKLALTCRILFDNGHDSGLAGQITARGEQPGTYLTQRLGFGFDEICASNLLLVNEDLEVLQGDGMANPANRFHSWLYRARPDVQCIIHTHAVHTAALSMLEVPLEISHMDNCVLYDDVAFLPQWPGVPVGNDEGEMISKAIGSRHALLLAHHGLLIASSSIEEGCILALAFERAARMHLLAACAGRIQPIDPGLGREARDWILRGQRSTVAFAYYARRTLRKAADCLK, encoded by the coding sequence ATGAGCCATGACACTTTCAACTTAGGCAAAGAACAATTGATCCAGCAATCGCTGGTGCAAATGGATAAACACTTGCAAGGCGCACATTATACGCCGGCGCAAAAGTTGGCGTTGACCTGCAGGATTTTGTTTGATAACGGGCATGATTCAGGACTAGCGGGACAAATTACTGCACGTGGCGAACAACCGGGTACTTATTTGACGCAACGGCTGGGATTTGGCTTTGACGAAATTTGTGCCAGTAATTTATTGCTCGTCAATGAAGATTTGGAAGTGCTGCAAGGCGATGGTATGGCCAATCCGGCCAATCGATTCCATTCCTGGCTGTATCGCGCACGACCTGATGTGCAGTGTATTATTCATACGCATGCAGTACATACCGCTGCGCTGAGCATGCTTGAAGTGCCGTTGGAAATATCGCACATGGATAATTGCGTGCTCTATGACGATGTGGCTTTCTTACCCCAGTGGCCGGGTGTTCCGGTCGGCAATGATGAAGGCGAAATGATTTCCAAGGCGATCGGTAGCAGGCATGCTTTATTGTTAGCCCATCACGGTTTATTGATCGCCAGTTCGAGTATTGAAGAAGGATGTATACTGGCGCTTGCTTTTGAGCGGGCGGCACGCATGCATTTGCTGGCAGCATGCGCGGGCAGGATTCAGCCGATTGATCCCGGTTTAGGGCGCGAAGCACGCGACTGGATTCTGCGCGGACAACGTAGTACCGTGGCTTTTGCATATTATGCACGACGTACTTTAAGAAAGGCGGCGGATTGTCTGAAGTAG
- a CDS encoding HD-GYP domain-containing protein, translating into MIKKVQANEVQLGMYIHEIRGNWMEHPFWRKSFKLAQQKDLDKLVSSNLEAIWIDTNKGLDVVKANPAKILDGVDSDKPQSIKKPIARVLVEEELHVAKKIQNKTKEAVAAMFADVRMGKALEIEEAELLVNEINQSMERNPNALLTLIRLKNVNEYTYMHSVAVCVLMVALGRHLGLSEVQIKQAGTAGLLHDIGKMVIPNEVLNKPGKLTDEEFTIMKSHPVRGWEILKSCYQVHEAALDVCLHHHERVDGKGYPEKLSGDALTLFARMGAVCDVYDAISSDRCYKAAWSPAESIRKMASWKDGHFDESIFQAFVKTVGIYPSGTLLKLKSGRLGVVMEQSTKKLTTPIVKIFFSTRANAHIPAEIIDISKGMDSIESIEDPAKWGFDLNKIQGI; encoded by the coding sequence ATGATAAAAAAAGTGCAAGCCAATGAGGTTCAGCTGGGGATGTATATTCATGAGATCCGCGGCAACTGGATGGAACATCCATTCTGGAGAAAATCGTTTAAACTGGCTCAGCAAAAAGACCTGGATAAGCTTGTGAGCTCCAATCTGGAAGCAATATGGATTGATACTAATAAAGGTCTGGATGTTGTTAAAGCTAATCCAGCGAAAATCCTTGATGGTGTGGATTCCGATAAGCCACAGTCAATAAAAAAACCGATTGCACGGGTTTTGGTCGAGGAAGAATTGCATGTTGCCAAAAAAATCCAAAATAAAACCAAAGAAGCGGTAGCTGCAATGTTTGCCGATGTTCGCATGGGTAAAGCGCTCGAAATTGAGGAAGCGGAATTATTGGTGAATGAAATCAATCAATCAATGGAACGAAATCCAAACGCATTGCTTACATTGATCCGGTTAAAAAATGTTAACGAATATACCTACATGCATTCCGTTGCAGTTTGCGTGTTGATGGTTGCGCTGGGGAGGCACTTGGGTCTAAGTGAGGTGCAAATCAAACAAGCGGGTACTGCCGGACTGCTGCATGACATAGGAAAAATGGTGATTCCGAATGAAGTGCTCAATAAGCCCGGAAAATTAACGGATGAAGAATTTACTATTATGAAAAGTCATCCGGTACGTGGCTGGGAAATTTTGAAATCCTGTTACCAGGTTCATGAAGCCGCTTTGGATGTTTGCTTGCATCATCATGAACGTGTGGATGGAAAGGGTTACCCGGAAAAATTATCCGGTGATGCCTTGACGTTGTTCGCGCGTATGGGTGCAGTATGTGACGTTTATGATGCAATTTCTTCAGATCGATGCTACAAGGCGGCTTGGTCGCCGGCTGAGTCGATTCGGAAAATGGCCTCCTGGAAAGACGGACATTTTGATGAATCGATTTTCCAAGCATTTGTTAAAACGGTTGGTATTTATCCCTCCGGCACTTTGTTAAAGCTCAAGTCCGGGCGGTTGGGCGTGGTGATGGAGCAATCGACAAAAAAATTAACCACCCCCATTGTTAAAATTTTTTTCTCAACACGCGCCAATGCGCATATTCCAGCTGAAATTATAGATATATCAAAAGGGATGGATAGTATTGAGAGTATCGAAGATCCCGCTAAATGGGGTTTCGATCTCAATAAGATTCAGGGAATATGA
- a CDS encoding ribulose bisphosphate carboxylase small subunit, producing MSEVIDYKSRVSDPASRKFETFSYLPAMADKDIKKQVQYLISKGWNPAIEHTEPEYVMDSYWYMWKLPMFGETDVEKVLAEAAACHKANPNNHVRLIGYNNFTQSQGTAMVIYRGKTV from the coding sequence ATGAGCGAAGTAATCGATTACAAATCACGTGTCAGTGATCCGGCAAGCCGTAAATTTGAAACATTTTCCTATCTGCCTGCAATGGCTGACAAAGATATCAAAAAGCAAGTGCAGTATTTAATCAGTAAAGGTTGGAACCCAGCCATCGAACATACGGAGCCTGAGTATGTCATGGATTCCTATTGGTATATGTGGAAGCTACCCATGTTTGGTGAAACTGATGTAGAAAAAGTACTTGCAGAAGCCGCCGCTTGTCATAAAGCGAATCCGAACAATCATGTCCGTTTGATTGGTTACAACAATTTTACCCAATCGCAAGGTACCGCCATGGTGATATACCGCGGCAAGACTGTTTAA
- the rimO gene encoding 30S ribosomal protein S12 methylthiotransferase RimO, with protein MSAGKQFAQKVGFVSLGCPKALVDSEQILTQLRAEGYEISASYQDADLVVVNTCGFIDSAVEESLDAIGEALAENGKVIVTGCLGAKEDGDVVKKAHPQVLAVTGPHALPEVMSAIHTHLPQPHDPYTSLIPPQGIRLTPKHYAYVKISEGCNHRCTFCIIPSMRGGLVSRPIHQVMQEAEHLVNAGVKELLIISQDTSAYGVDVKYRTGFWQGRPVKTRLTELAHALGSLGVWVRLHYVYPYPHVDAIIPLMAEGKILPYLDVPFQHANPRILKMMKRPASAENNLARIQQWRNICPDITLRSTFIVGFPGETEAEFEDLLAFLQEAQLDRVGCFTYSPVEGATANQLSDHIPEAIKQERRARFMQQQEEISRQRLAAKVGHTMTVMIDELTGSQVIARSSADAPEIDGLVYVENAEHLQPGELIDVQITGSDAHDLFAVMLNRDPSQQGGSLNSEMR; from the coding sequence ATGTCAGCAGGTAAGCAGTTTGCACAAAAAGTTGGTTTTGTCTCTTTGGGGTGTCCCAAGGCCTTGGTTGATTCAGAACAAATATTGACCCAGTTGCGGGCCGAAGGTTATGAAATATCGGCTTCATACCAAGATGCGGACTTGGTTGTGGTCAATACCTGCGGGTTTATTGATAGCGCTGTTGAAGAGTCACTGGATGCTATTGGTGAAGCTTTGGCAGAAAATGGCAAGGTGATCGTGACAGGTTGTCTCGGTGCCAAGGAAGATGGGGACGTCGTCAAAAAAGCTCATCCACAAGTGCTGGCGGTTACCGGGCCGCATGCACTGCCAGAAGTCATGTCCGCGATTCATACGCATTTGCCACAACCTCATGATCCCTATACTAGCCTGATACCGCCGCAAGGAATACGGTTAACACCGAAACATTATGCGTATGTGAAAATTTCTGAAGGCTGTAATCATCGGTGTACTTTTTGTATTATTCCATCAATGCGTGGCGGTTTGGTAAGCCGTCCGATTCACCAAGTGATGCAGGAAGCCGAACATTTGGTGAATGCCGGAGTTAAAGAGCTGTTGATTATTTCACAGGATACCAGCGCGTACGGTGTTGATGTGAAATACCGTACCGGTTTTTGGCAGGGAAGGCCGGTAAAAACCCGCCTGACTGAACTTGCGCATGCTTTAGGGTCGTTGGGAGTGTGGGTGAGGTTACATTATGTTTATCCCTATCCGCATGTGGATGCAATTATTCCGCTTATGGCTGAAGGCAAGATATTACCCTACTTGGACGTGCCATTTCAGCACGCAAATCCGCGCATTCTCAAAATGATGAAACGACCCGCAAGCGCCGAGAATAATTTGGCTCGAATTCAACAATGGCGGAATATTTGCCCTGATATTACATTACGAAGTACTTTTATTGTTGGTTTCCCGGGCGAGACTGAGGCGGAATTTGAAGATCTTCTTGCCTTTTTACAGGAAGCGCAATTAGATCGGGTAGGCTGCTTTACGTACTCTCCCGTTGAGGGTGCTACTGCCAATCAGTTGTCTGACCACATTCCCGAAGCAATCAAACAAGAGCGTCGAGCGCGTTTCATGCAGCAGCAGGAAGAAATCAGCCGCCAACGATTGGCTGCGAAAGTGGGTCATACAATGACGGTTATGATTGACGAATTAACTGGGAGTCAAGTGATTGCACGCAGTAGTGCGGATGCGCCGGAGATTGATGGATTGGTTTATGTGGAAAATGCTGAACATCTACAACCAGGTGAGTTGATCGACGTGCAAATTACTGGATCGGATGCGCATGATTTATTTGCCGTCATGCTAAATCGCGATCCTTCACAACAAGGTGGCTCTCTGAATTCAGAAATGCGTTAA
- a CDS encoding CbbQ/NirQ/NorQ/GpvN family protein, whose amino-acid sequence MSKIIDQYRVTAEPYYHPVADEVELYEAAYSVRMPMMLKGPTGCGKTRFVEHMAWKLKKPLITVACNEDMTASDLVGRFLLDANGTRWQDGPLAVAARYGAICYLDEVVEARQDTTVVIHPLTDNRRVLPLEKKGELVHAHADFQIVISYNPGYQSLMKDLKQSTKQRFGALDFNYPSHNIESEIIAHETGVSTEIAEKLVSIAERARNLKGHGLDEGISTRMLIYAGSLIVKKVDAHAACRVALVRPITDDPDMRDALDAAVSTFFN is encoded by the coding sequence ATGAGCAAAATCATTGATCAATACCGTGTGACCGCAGAGCCTTATTACCATCCCGTAGCTGATGAAGTGGAATTATATGAAGCGGCCTATTCCGTGCGCATGCCTATGATGCTGAAAGGTCCTACAGGATGCGGCAAAACCCGTTTTGTTGAACACATGGCGTGGAAATTAAAAAAACCGCTGATTACCGTTGCCTGTAATGAAGATATGACCGCATCCGATTTGGTGGGTCGCTTTCTGCTGGATGCCAATGGAACACGCTGGCAGGATGGTCCGTTGGCTGTCGCCGCACGCTATGGCGCTATCTGCTATCTGGATGAAGTCGTTGAAGCACGCCAGGATACAACCGTGGTAATCCATCCATTAACCGATAATCGCCGTGTCCTGCCATTGGAAAAAAAGGGCGAACTCGTTCATGCGCATGCTGATTTCCAAATCGTCATTTCCTACAATCCGGGTTATCAAAGTTTGATGAAAGACCTCAAACAATCGACCAAGCAACGTTTTGGCGCACTGGATTTTAATTATCCCAGTCATAACATTGAGAGTGAAATTATCGCGCATGAAACCGGCGTATCCACTGAAATTGCAGAGAAACTGGTGTCGATTGCCGAACGTGCGCGTAATTTGAAAGGCCATGGATTGGACGAAGGCATCTCAACACGTATGTTGATCTACGCCGGCAGTCTCATCGTCAAAAAAGTGGATGCTCACGCTGCGTGCCGGGTTGCCCTGGTTCGCCCCATTACCGATGACCCTGATATGCGCGATGCACTGGATGCCGCTGTTTCAACTTTCTTTAATTAA
- a CDS encoding LysR family transcriptional regulator: MLHLTLRQLKVFESVARHLSYSRAADELHLTQPAVSMQIKQLEDNIGLPLLEQLGKRIYLTEAGRELYQYSRSIAQQLADMEVALDELKGMERGKLNISVVTTANYFAPHLLAKFCQRYRGVTVSLNVSNREAVLKQLADNLIDLAIMGQPPENLDIDSESFMENPLVVVAPSDHPLCKERFIPVKRLAREIFLVREPGSGTRSAMERFFAAHKVAINKGMETDTTEAIKQAVQAGMGLGIMSLHTVELELETNRLKILNVQGFPIVRYWYVVNRKNKRLSSVANAFREFLLKEAEKLMLVSKQS, from the coding sequence ATGCTGCATTTAACCCTACGCCAATTGAAAGTGTTTGAGTCGGTTGCCCGGCATTTGAGCTATTCGCGTGCAGCCGATGAGCTTCACTTGACTCAGCCCGCGGTCTCAATGCAAATCAAGCAATTGGAAGACAATATTGGTTTACCGTTATTGGAGCAATTGGGAAAACGAATTTATCTGACCGAAGCGGGACGCGAGCTGTATCAATACAGTCGCTCTATTGCTCAACAGCTAGCCGATATGGAAGTGGCTTTAGATGAATTAAAAGGGATGGAGCGTGGTAAGCTGAATATTTCAGTAGTGACTACGGCGAATTACTTTGCACCCCATTTGTTAGCGAAGTTTTGCCAGCGTTACCGGGGGGTGACCGTGAGTTTAAATGTTTCCAATCGTGAAGCAGTGTTAAAGCAACTTGCGGATAATTTAATTGATCTTGCGATTATGGGGCAACCTCCAGAGAATCTGGATATTGATAGTGAATCTTTTATGGAGAATCCATTGGTGGTCGTGGCACCGTCGGATCATCCATTGTGTAAAGAGCGATTTATTCCGGTAAAACGATTGGCCAGGGAAATTTTTCTCGTACGTGAACCCGGCTCCGGCACACGTAGTGCCATGGAGCGCTTTTTTGCCGCACATAAGGTCGCTATCAATAAAGGTATGGAAACAGACACCACTGAAGCGATCAAGCAAGCGGTGCAGGCGGGCATGGGATTGGGTATCATGTCGTTGCATACAGTGGAACTGGAGCTTGAAACGAATCGGTTGAAAATTCTTAATGTTCAGGGGTTTCCCATTGTTCGTTATTGGTATGTCGTCAACCGTAAGAATAAGCGTTTATCCAGTGTTGCAAATGCATTTAGGGAGTTTTTACTGAAAGAAGCAGAAAAGCTGATGTTGGTATCAAAACAATCATAA
- a CDS encoding nitric oxide reductase activation protein NorD: MSINLDDYKELLEDLEPESVELLSHAWPEVVKTFSARGLDNYLKGVSALRGLGRGRSLVDCWIDEIPLVAKEIGEDIISDLATSVLSLASRTSGAVIELVLATSPTAAKRLGDAQLFQNYLQFLNTLIAQAPRGMRPMLNKLDILFGQLTLGGLRRWAMWGAHAHRTDYEEQMKYFGLESKESLAVLQKERKGTLFVDVQRRINMYLRALWGRDFFMKPTSGDFESREGYKPYIENYFIYLPDAYDSYGDVTATEVYRAAAAHAAAHLVETKQPISAEGLNPMQMAVISVIEDARIEELAICRFPGLRKTWATLHTATPDMAATMGDYLNRLARALLDPDYHDTDHWIAEGRRLFAAAQNKLDSYQISWDIGVQLAHSFREKDIPFAMLTDHLTAPYRDDNRYFWEFEEFDLNKSLSAGYEAPKQVRKYVNVMEFANEVEVESAGDDAQEIWVMGTEFFPYEDMGVSYNDMEGKEPVSAPYHYSEWDYQIQLERPDWATVQEKRAKLGDMQCIEDIAQQYKREIARMKFLLDAMQPQGTRRIRKLEDGDEIDINAAIRSMIDIRMGMQPDPRIMMRSVRKVRDISVLVLLDLSESTNEKVAGQDYSVLDLTRQATVLLANAINKIGDPFAIHGFCSDGRHDVEYYRFKDFDQPYNEIPKARLAGMTGQLSTRMGAAMRHATHYLKLQKSAKKLLLVITDGEPADVDVRDPQYLRHDTKKAVEEAGRSGILTYCMSLDPRADQYVSRIFGERNYLVVDHVERLPEKLPVLYAGLTR, from the coding sequence ATGAGTATTAATCTGGATGACTACAAAGAATTACTGGAAGATCTGGAACCGGAATCGGTTGAATTACTCAGTCATGCCTGGCCTGAGGTAGTGAAAACGTTTTCGGCGCGGGGATTGGATAATTATCTGAAAGGCGTCTCGGCACTGCGTGGATTGGGCCGTGGACGCAGCCTGGTGGATTGCTGGATTGACGAAATCCCATTGGTTGCCAAAGAAATTGGTGAGGATATCATCAGCGATCTGGCGACTTCCGTGCTTTCACTTGCATCAAGAACTTCAGGTGCGGTGATCGAATTGGTATTAGCCACCTCCCCAACAGCCGCCAAGCGCTTAGGTGACGCCCAATTATTCCAGAATTACCTGCAATTTCTGAATACCCTGATTGCACAAGCACCTCGCGGCATGCGCCCCATGCTCAACAAACTGGACATCCTGTTCGGACAACTGACTCTGGGGGGCTTGCGTCGGTGGGCGATGTGGGGAGCCCATGCCCATCGCACGGACTATGAAGAGCAAATGAAGTATTTTGGATTGGAATCCAAAGAATCGCTCGCAGTTTTACAAAAAGAACGTAAAGGTACGCTGTTTGTCGACGTGCAACGCCGTATCAATATGTATTTGCGCGCACTGTGGGGCCGGGATTTTTTCATGAAACCCACTTCCGGTGATTTCGAATCGCGCGAGGGCTACAAACCTTATATTGAAAATTATTTCATCTACTTACCCGATGCTTATGACAGCTATGGTGATGTCACCGCCACCGAAGTTTATCGGGCCGCCGCCGCACATGCTGCCGCACATCTGGTGGAAACCAAACAACCGATTTCTGCGGAAGGATTGAATCCGATGCAAATGGCAGTGATCTCCGTGATTGAAGATGCACGCATCGAAGAACTTGCCATCTGCCGATTTCCCGGTCTACGCAAAACCTGGGCAACGTTGCATACCGCCACCCCGGATATGGCTGCCACGATGGGCGATTATCTCAATCGCCTAGCACGCGCTTTGCTCGATCCAGATTATCACGATACCGATCACTGGATCGCAGAAGGCCGTCGTCTTTTTGCAGCCGCACAGAACAAACTGGACAGCTATCAAATTTCCTGGGACATTGGAGTTCAACTGGCCCACAGCTTTAGAGAAAAAGACATTCCCTTTGCCATGCTCACGGATCACCTCACCGCACCGTATCGCGATGACAACCGTTATTTCTGGGAATTCGAAGAGTTTGATTTAAACAAATCATTATCGGCTGGTTATGAAGCACCGAAACAAGTGCGCAAATACGTCAATGTGATGGAATTCGCCAACGAAGTCGAAGTGGAATCAGCCGGAGACGATGCGCAGGAAATCTGGGTCATGGGCACCGAATTCTTCCCGTACGAAGACATGGGTGTTTCATACAACGATATGGAAGGCAAGGAGCCGGTGTCAGCGCCCTATCACTACTCCGAATGGGATTACCAGATTCAACTGGAACGCCCTGACTGGGCGACGGTACAGGAAAAACGCGCCAAGTTGGGTGACATGCAGTGTATTGAGGACATCGCGCAACAATACAAACGCGAGATTGCACGCATGAAATTCTTGCTCGATGCGATGCAACCGCAAGGCACCCGCCGCATCCGTAAACTGGAAGATGGCGATGAGATCGACATCAATGCCGCGATTCGTTCGATGATCGATATCCGCATGGGTATGCAGCCCGATCCACGCATCATGATGCGCTCGGTACGCAAAGTACGTGATATCTCGGTGCTAGTGCTGCTCGATCTATCCGAATCCACCAATGAAAAAGTAGCCGGACAAGACTACTCCGTGCTGGATCTGACCCGACAAGCCACTGTATTGCTTGCAAACGCCATCAACAAAATCGGCGATCCGTTTGCGATTCACGGCTTCTGCTCGGATGGACGGCATGATGTGGAATATTACCGTTTCAAGGATTTCGACCAACCCTACAATGAAATCCCCAAAGCCCGCCTTGCCGGCATGACCGGGCAATTATCGACACGCATGGGCGCCGCCATGCGACACGCCACCCATTACCTGAAACTGCAGAAATCCGCAAAAAAACTGCTGCTCGTTATTACCGATGGTGAACCGGCAGACGTCGACGTGCGCGACCCGCAGTACCTGCGCCACGATACCAAAAAAGCAGTGGAAGAAGCAGGCCGATCCGGAATTCTTACCTACTGCATGAGCCTGGACCCACGCGCCGATCAATATGTGTCGCGCATCTTCGGCGAACGCAATTATCTGGTGGTGGATCACGTGGAGCGCTTGCCGGAGAAATTACCGGTGTTGTATGCGGGGTTAACAAGGTAG
- a CDS encoding form I ribulose bisphosphate carboxylase large subunit, which yields MAVKIYNAGVKEYRQTYWTPDYTPLDTDILACFKITPQPGVPREEVAAAVAAESSTGTWTTVWTDLLTDLDYYKGRAYKIEDVPGDDTCFYAFVAYPIDLFEEGSVVNVLTSLVGNVFGFKALRALRLEDVRFPIAYVKTCGGPPAGIQVERDRFNKYGRALLGCTIKPKLGLSAKNYGRAVYECLRGGLDLTKDDENINSQPFMRWRDRFQFVVEACQKAERETGERKGHYLNVTAPTPEEMYKRAEFAKELGAPIIMHDYLTGGLTANTGLANWCRNNGMLLHIHRAMHAVLDRNPHHGIHFRVLTKVLRLSGGDHLHSGTVVGKLEGDRAATLGWIDTMRDKFIKEDRNRGLFFDQDWGSMPGVFPVASGGIHVWHMPALVAIFGDDACLQFGGGTLGHPWGNAAGAAANRVALEACVEARNQGVEIEKEGKAILTKAAKSSPELKIAMETWKEIKFEFDTVDKLDIAHK from the coding sequence ATGGCAGTAAAAATATATAACGCTGGTGTAAAAGAGTATAGACAAACTTACTGGACTCCTGATTACACCCCATTGGATACTGATATTCTGGCCTGTTTTAAAATCACACCACAACCCGGCGTGCCTCGCGAGGAAGTAGCGGCTGCCGTAGCTGCGGAATCTTCCACAGGCACATGGACCACGGTATGGACCGATCTGCTGACCGATTTGGACTACTATAAGGGCCGTGCGTATAAGATTGAGGATGTACCTGGGGATGACACTTGTTTTTACGCTTTTGTAGCTTACCCGATTGATCTTTTTGAAGAAGGTTCCGTCGTTAACGTGTTGACCTCCCTGGTAGGTAACGTGTTTGGCTTTAAAGCGTTGCGCGCACTACGCCTGGAAGATGTCCGTTTCCCGATTGCTTATGTCAAAACCTGCGGCGGACCTCCTGCCGGTATTCAGGTAGAACGCGATCGTTTTAACAAATATGGCCGCGCACTGTTGGGTTGTACCATTAAGCCCAAACTAGGCCTATCCGCCAAAAACTATGGCCGTGCCGTATACGAATGTCTGCGCGGCGGACTGGATCTGACCAAGGACGACGAAAACATTAACAGTCAACCTTTCATGCGCTGGCGCGATCGTTTCCAATTCGTGGTGGAAGCTTGCCAAAAAGCCGAGCGTGAAACCGGAGAACGTAAAGGTCACTATCTTAACGTAACAGCACCAACCCCGGAAGAAATGTACAAACGTGCAGAATTCGCCAAAGAATTGGGTGCACCGATCATTATGCATGACTATTTGACAGGTGGTTTAACCGCCAATACAGGTTTGGCAAACTGGTGTCGCAATAACGGAATGCTACTGCACATCCATCGTGCCATGCACGCCGTACTCGATCGCAATCCCCACCATGGTATTCATTTCCGCGTTTTAACCAAAGTGCTACGTTTGTCGGGCGGCGATCATCTGCATTCCGGTACCGTGGTTGGTAAACTGGAAGGTGACCGTGCAGCAACCCTCGGCTGGATCGATACCATGCGCGATAAATTCATCAAAGAAGACCGCAACCGTGGTCTGTTCTTCGATCAAGATTGGGGCTCTATGCCAGGTGTATTCCCGGTTGCTTCCGGTGGTATTCACGTTTGGCATATGCCGGCACTGGTCGCGATCTTTGGTGACGATGCCTGCTTGCAGTTTGGCGGTGGTACCTTGGGTCATCCATGGGGTAACGCTGCGGGCGCTGCCGCTAACCGCGTCGCACTCGAGGCCTGCGTGGAAGCGCGTAACCAAGGCGTTGAAATCGAGAAAGAAGGCAAAGCTATTCTGACCAAAGCAGCCAAAAGCAGTCCTGAACTGAAAATCGCCATGGAAACATGGAAAGAGATCAAGTTCGAGTTTGATACGGTTGATAAACTGGACATAGCTCACAAGTAA
- a CDS encoding RNA-binding S4 domain-containing protein: MQSSENNEKYRIDKWLFAARFFKTRALAAEAIDRGRVAINDQKIKPAKTVAVGDKVEIRINNYQYTIEVLGLSNKRGSAPQAQQLYRETEESQEQRVLLAARLKAQPQPFFTKGRPTKRDRREIQRFTSNIDEF, translated from the coding sequence ATGCAATCCAGTGAAAATAATGAGAAATATCGTATCGATAAGTGGTTGTTTGCGGCGCGGTTTTTCAAAACACGTGCATTAGCAGCGGAAGCGATCGATCGTGGTCGGGTTGCGATTAATGATCAGAAAATCAAGCCTGCAAAAACAGTTGCTGTAGGAGATAAAGTGGAAATTCGTATTAATAATTATCAATATACGATTGAAGTATTGGGGTTGTCGAATAAAAGAGGCTCTGCGCCACAAGCACAGCAGCTTTATCGTGAAACTGAGGAGAGCCAGGAGCAACGGGTGCTGCTGGCCGCACGGTTAAAAGCCCAGCCACAGCCTTTTTTTACCAAAGGACGGCCAACCAAACGGGACCGGCGGGAAATTCAGCGGTTTACTTCAAACATCGACGAATTTTGA